The following are encoded in a window of Rhizobium sp. WYJ-E13 genomic DNA:
- a CDS encoding GntR family transcriptional regulator, with translation MLKTTAEASETISDVVFRQIRQDIISGALAPGAKIKLEQAKEHYSISISSLREILSRLAMENLVLAEGQRGFEVSPASRKELEELADLRTVLETHAIGLSFAAGNLEWEGRIVAAHHKLAAAERKLLAGDASRTVDWVRYDWEFHQAIVSACNSATLMATLSSVFDRFLRYHMLARSFRGQAVVDDHKLLFELALKRDIEGARAVIRRHVQSGVQHVLTSGRIG, from the coding sequence ATGCTCAAGACCACGGCCGAAGCCTCCGAAACCATCAGCGACGTCGTCTTCCGGCAGATCCGGCAGGATATCATCTCGGGTGCGCTGGCGCCGGGCGCCAAGATCAAGCTGGAACAGGCCAAGGAGCATTATTCGATCAGCATCTCCTCGCTGCGCGAGATCCTGAGCCGCCTTGCCATGGAAAACCTCGTTCTCGCCGAAGGCCAGCGCGGCTTCGAGGTGAGCCCGGCTTCGCGTAAGGAGCTCGAGGAGCTTGCCGATCTCAGGACCGTGCTCGAAACCCACGCGATCGGCCTCTCCTTTGCCGCCGGAAACCTGGAATGGGAAGGCCGCATCGTCGCCGCCCATCACAAGCTTGCGGCGGCCGAAAGGAAGCTGCTCGCGGGGGATGCGTCACGCACCGTCGACTGGGTGCGCTATGACTGGGAGTTTCATCAGGCGATCGTCTCTGCCTGCAATTCGGCGACGCTGATGGCGACGCTGTCATCGGTGTTCGACCGGTTTCTGCGCTATCACATGCTGGCGCGGAGCTTTCGCGGGCAGGCAGTGGTGGATGACCACAAGCTGCTGTTCGAGCTGGCGCTGAAGCGGGATATTGAGGGCGCGCGGGCGGTGATACGGCGGCATGTGCAGAGTGGGGTGCAGCATGTGCTGACGAGTGGAAGGATTGGGTGA
- a CDS encoding amino acid ABC transporter ATP-binding protein: protein MITMSHVEKWYGAFQALHDINIEVHKGERIVLCGPSGSGKSTLIRCINHLETYEKGEIRVGGILLGNQAKAIDAIRREVGMVFQQFNLFPHLTVLENCMLAPMRALGVTKAEAEERARTLLARVKISEQAEKYPVQLSGGQQQRVAIARALCMRPKVMLFDEPTSALDPEMVKEVLDTMISLAEEGMTMICVTHEMGFARQVANRVIFMASGAIVEEAPPAEFFTNPRHERTRKFLGEILRN, encoded by the coding sequence ATGATCACCATGAGCCATGTGGAGAAATGGTACGGCGCCTTCCAGGCCCTGCACGACATCAATATCGAGGTGCACAAAGGCGAGCGCATCGTGCTCTGCGGCCCCTCCGGCAGCGGAAAATCGACGCTCATCCGCTGCATCAACCATCTGGAGACCTATGAGAAGGGCGAGATCCGCGTCGGCGGCATCCTGCTCGGCAACCAGGCCAAGGCGATCGATGCCATCAGGCGCGAAGTCGGCATGGTCTTCCAGCAGTTCAACCTTTTCCCGCACCTGACGGTGCTGGAAAACTGCATGCTGGCGCCGATGCGCGCTCTCGGCGTGACCAAAGCGGAAGCCGAAGAACGCGCCCGCACGCTGCTCGCCCGCGTCAAGATATCCGAACAGGCGGAGAAATATCCGGTGCAGCTTTCCGGTGGCCAGCAGCAGCGCGTGGCGATCGCACGCGCGCTCTGCATGCGCCCCAAGGTGATGCTCTTCGACGAGCCGACCTCAGCACTCGATCCCGAGATGGTCAAGGAAGTGCTGGATACGATGATCAGCCTTGCCGAGGAAGGCATGACGATGATCTGCGTGACCCATGAAATGGGCTTTGCCCGCCAGGTCGCCAACCGGGTAATCTTCATGGCGAGCGGCGCGATCGTGGAAGAAGCCCCGCCGGCGGAATTCTTCACCAATCCGCGCCATGAGCGCACCCGCAAATTCCTCGGCGAAATCCTTCGCAATTAG
- a CDS encoding transporter substrate-binding domain-containing protein: MLKSLLTRRGAMLGAAALVAAIGLANPAAAVTPEEIKARGKLIVGIQGDNPPWGFVTSAGKQDGLDADIATLYAKELGVEVEFVPLEVNNRIPALTTGRVDVLFATMAMLPDRAKAVQFSKPYVANAIVLIGAKSASIKTNEDMANLTIGVAKGAAQDTQVTKNAPPTATIRRFDGDAASVQALASGQVQALGGNIFYMDRVEKARPGEFENKLEFQKLYNGACTRLGEKEINASINTFIDKIKANGELKKIYDKWMKVPVPEFPEKLEGIPFTAG, encoded by the coding sequence ATGCTGAAGTCTTTGCTGACGCGGCGTGGCGCCATGCTGGGTGCTGCCGCTCTCGTGGCCGCCATCGGGCTTGCAAACCCGGCCGCGGCCGTCACCCCGGAAGAAATCAAGGCCCGCGGCAAGCTGATCGTCGGCATCCAGGGCGATAACCCGCCATGGGGCTTCGTCACCAGCGCCGGCAAGCAGGATGGCCTGGATGCCGATATCGCCACCCTCTATGCCAAGGAGCTCGGCGTCGAAGTCGAATTCGTGCCGCTGGAAGTGAACAACCGCATTCCGGCGCTGACGACCGGCCGTGTCGACGTGCTCTTCGCCACCATGGCCATGCTGCCGGACCGCGCCAAGGCCGTGCAGTTTTCAAAACCCTATGTCGCCAATGCCATCGTGCTGATCGGCGCCAAATCCGCCTCGATCAAGACCAATGAGGATATGGCAAACCTGACGATCGGCGTCGCCAAGGGTGCCGCGCAGGATACACAGGTCACGAAGAACGCGCCGCCCACCGCCACGATCCGCCGTTTCGATGGTGACGCGGCAAGCGTCCAGGCGCTCGCCTCCGGCCAGGTGCAGGCGCTCGGCGGCAACATCTTCTACATGGACCGCGTCGAAAAGGCCCGCCCCGGCGAATTCGAAAACAAGCTGGAATTCCAGAAACTCTACAATGGCGCCTGCACGCGGCTCGGCGAAAAGGAAATCAACGCCTCGATCAATACGTTTATCGACAAGATCAAGGCCAATGGCGAACTGAAAAAGATCTACGACAAGTGGATGAAGGTGCCGGTTCCGGAATTCCCGGAAAAGCTCGAGGGCATTCCGTTTACGGCGGGCTGA
- a CDS encoding KTSC domain-containing protein, protein MELSSKLVKSVAYDPSTGVLDIEIRLKGNRRYFNVPPVVYENLITATSPGWYYTRHIRDAFPRSVEGAQGSAQKLLRIVVGKRGQLS, encoded by the coding sequence ATGGAACTCTCGTCAAAGCTCGTGAAATCCGTTGCCTACGATCCGTCAACCGGAGTCCTCGACATCGAGATTCGCCTCAAGGGCAATCGCAGGTATTTCAACGTGCCGCCGGTCGTCTACGAAAACCTGATCACGGCGACGTCGCCTGGCTGGTATTACACGCGCCATATCCGCGATGCGTTTCCGCGTTCAGTCGAAGGCGCGCAAGGAAGTGCCCAGAAACTGCTTCGCATAGTCGTCGGTAAGCGCGGTCAATTGTCGTAA
- a CDS encoding acyltransferase encodes MRHIREYDGLRGIMAVWVLLGHFTASIFLSIPHIPANLSNRQAVDVFIILSGFAIAALIDRSREPYGIYIARRVLRIFPVYWVYLSASIAVALLLPSVWQDAPAGAMKEARADILASSIANFWPNIATHIAALHSLIPNRIIPQGEFAFLGQAWSISLEWQFYLIAPFAILALLAARRSWTAALGLLAVLVVLAFIGRAMPMGFVGKYAAFFAIGIATHHLISWQRTHQIPVSTIAAVAIIAIGALILLKLSSALPISIWVAVSACVMAHTNGYESRFSKMLTSPIALWIGERSYSVYLAHMIPLTIGMAALQDAGIEQPIMHALSLLIITVLGTVFLSYLSYRWIEQPFQRFGKQLSVRAQQAPV; translated from the coding sequence GTGCGACACATCAGGGAATATGACGGACTTCGCGGGATAATGGCCGTTTGGGTTTTGCTTGGTCATTTTACCGCGTCCATCTTTCTTTCCATCCCACACATCCCGGCAAACCTGTCCAACCGGCAAGCAGTCGATGTGTTCATCATCCTCAGCGGGTTTGCGATCGCCGCCTTGATCGACCGGTCTCGCGAGCCTTACGGCATTTACATCGCACGCCGGGTTTTGCGCATATTCCCCGTCTATTGGGTCTATCTGTCAGCATCGATAGCCGTGGCCCTGCTCTTGCCCTCCGTTTGGCAGGATGCGCCCGCTGGGGCGATGAAAGAGGCTAGAGCGGACATTCTCGCTTCGTCGATCGCCAATTTTTGGCCGAACATCGCCACCCATATCGCCGCGCTTCATAGCCTCATTCCCAATCGCATCATTCCCCAAGGCGAGTTTGCGTTCCTTGGTCAGGCTTGGAGCATTTCGCTTGAATGGCAATTTTACCTGATCGCCCCCTTTGCCATTCTGGCACTTTTGGCGGCAAGGCGATCATGGACGGCGGCGCTCGGACTTCTGGCGGTGCTTGTGGTTCTGGCCTTCATAGGCAGGGCCATGCCCATGGGATTTGTCGGCAAGTATGCCGCCTTCTTCGCGATCGGCATTGCAACGCACCACCTCATCAGCTGGCAAAGAACACATCAGATACCCGTCTCAACAATTGCTGCCGTCGCCATCATCGCCATCGGCGCCCTGATCCTCCTCAAGCTGAGCAGCGCGCTTCCGATCTCGATCTGGGTTGCCGTTTCGGCTTGCGTGATGGCGCACACCAATGGATATGAGTCGAGGTTTTCGAAGATGCTGACCAGCCCGATCGCCTTGTGGATCGGGGAGAGGTCCTATTCCGTCTATCTGGCGCACATGATCCCGCTCACGATCGGAATGGCTGCTTTGCAGGATGCTGGAATAGAGCAGCCGATCATGCACGCTTTATCGCTGCTGATCATCACCGTTCTCGGCACGGTCTTCCTTTCCTACCTGTCTTACAGGTGGATCGAACAGCCGTTCCAGCGGTTCGGGAAGCAACTGTCAGTTCGTGCTCAGCAAGCGCCGGTGTGA
- a CDS encoding GntR family transcriptional regulator, translated as MRQDDIEETVAESGYRQIRADIIFGRLAPGQKLKLENLKGTYETSVSTLREILNRLTSEGLVVAEGQRGFEVAGVSVADLREIAALRLLLEEHALEQSFEQGDVEWEAQLVSAHYKLARMEKVMASGDTAQAEDWKRYDWEFHQALIAACGSRLLMETHSAVFDKYLRYQMVALSYRGGVAEEEHKQLLEAALQRDSKTAKTILQRHIEGGVEHALGRGLLSTPAKQAK; from the coding sequence ATGCGGCAGGACGATATCGAGGAAACTGTCGCCGAGAGCGGTTACAGGCAGATCAGGGCCGATATCATCTTCGGGCGGCTTGCGCCCGGGCAGAAGCTGAAACTCGAAAATCTCAAAGGCACCTATGAGACCAGCGTCAGCACCCTGCGCGAAATCCTCAACCGGCTGACGTCGGAAGGGCTTGTTGTCGCCGAAGGGCAGCGGGGCTTTGAGGTGGCGGGGGTTTCCGTCGCGGACCTGCGCGAGATTGCTGCACTTCGCCTGCTCCTGGAAGAACATGCGCTGGAGCAATCCTTCGAGCAGGGCGATGTGGAATGGGAGGCGCAGCTCGTCTCGGCCCATTACAAGCTGGCGCGCATGGAAAAGGTCATGGCATCGGGCGATACAGCCCAAGCGGAGGACTGGAAGCGCTATGACTGGGAGTTCCACCAGGCACTGATTGCCGCCTGCGGCTCGAGGCTCCTGATGGAGACGCACTCGGCCGTTTTCGACAAATATCTGCGTTACCAGATGGTGGCGCTCTCCTATCGCGGCGGGGTGGCCGAAGAAGAGCATAAGCAGCTGCTGGAAGCGGCCCTGCAGCGCGACAGCAAGACGGCCAAGACGATCCTGCAGCGCCATATCGAGGGCGGTGTCGAACATGCGCTCGGCAGGGGCCTGCTTTCGACCCCGGCGAAGCAGGCGAAATAG
- a CDS encoding shikimate dehydrogenase — protein sequence MISGTTRLIAHLGYPTESFKAPLIYNPYFEEQGIDAVVVPMGCKPRDYPDFLRLLFRLSNIHGALITMPHKITTMGLLDEISTNARVAGSCNAVKLGPDGQLIGDMFDGEGFVRGLRRKGQAISGASALMIGAGGVGSAIAASLAGAGLTHLALHDDNEAALDGLKTRLNTWYPAMQVTTGGSDPDGFDIVINATPLGMRKDDPLPLDVTRLSAGTFVGEVVMKEEITPFLAAARERGCRYQVGTDMLFEQIPAYLEFFGFATTTAEELRRVARL from the coding sequence ATGATTAGCGGCACCACACGGCTGATCGCCCATCTCGGCTACCCGACGGAAAGTTTCAAGGCGCCGCTGATCTACAATCCCTATTTCGAGGAACAGGGCATCGACGCCGTCGTCGTGCCCATGGGCTGCAAGCCCAGGGATTACCCCGATTTCCTGAGGCTGCTCTTCCGCCTGTCAAACATCCACGGGGCGCTGATCACCATGCCCCACAAGATCACCACGATGGGCCTGCTGGACGAGATCTCCACCAACGCCCGCGTCGCCGGCTCCTGCAACGCAGTCAAGCTCGGGCCGGATGGCCAATTGATCGGCGACATGTTCGACGGCGAAGGCTTCGTGCGTGGCCTCAGACGCAAGGGCCAGGCAATATCAGGCGCCAGCGCCCTCATGATCGGCGCCGGCGGCGTCGGCTCGGCCATCGCAGCCTCACTCGCCGGCGCCGGCCTCACCCACCTGGCACTCCACGACGACAACGAGGCGGCGCTGGACGGCCTGAAGACCCGCCTCAACACCTGGTATCCGGCCATGCAGGTCACGACCGGCGGGAGTGACCCGGATGGATTCGACATCGTCATCAACGCCACGCCGCTCGGCATGCGCAAGGATGATCCGCTGCCGCTGGATGTGACCCGGCTTTCGGCCGGTACCTTCGTGGGTGAAGTGGTGATGAAGGAGGAGATTACGCCGTTTCTCGCCGCAGCAAGGGAGAGAGGATGCCGGTATCAGGTGGGGACGGATATGCTGTTTGAGCAGATACCGGCTTATCTGGAGTTTTTTGGGTTTGCGACGACGACTGCGGAGGAGTTGAGGCGGGTGGCGCGGTTGTAG
- a CDS encoding acyltransferase, with translation MSRDTNIDALRLIAAVGVVSLHVGTFPELPRLAVDVLQSFLRWCVPVFLMITGYLLADRGRRFPDITVPRIARIASLYGLAFAIYLPIYLYRNGVGDADLGLILRGPAGHMWYLSALLVAFVVIPAFRQIDAYRPLVAFSAFVLIGYIGINYMFSLKHRGFDILLIFRTFIGVPCIMAGVWLRRHGESRFYTLLLLVSAALCIAEIFVIKGLGGAARDAQFLFSTLFMAAGILGATISMKQVLPARLAEMGRDDSLGIYIYHPIFILLFTFVITKVAGLSPPGTLIWIGATVLTVCFLFGSRTISPHLRRIEDGDFRAASPVD, from the coding sequence ATGTCCAGAGACACAAACATTGATGCACTTCGACTCATCGCAGCCGTTGGCGTTGTTTCGCTCCACGTTGGGACGTTTCCAGAGTTACCGCGGTTAGCCGTCGACGTCCTGCAAAGCTTCCTTCGCTGGTGCGTCCCGGTGTTTCTGATGATCACGGGCTATCTGCTTGCCGATAGAGGACGACGTTTTCCTGACATCACCGTGCCTCGCATCGCGCGCATAGCGTCGCTCTATGGCCTGGCATTTGCGATCTATCTGCCGATCTACCTTTACCGTAACGGGGTCGGGGACGCTGACCTGGGGCTCATCCTGCGTGGTCCGGCAGGTCATATGTGGTACCTGAGCGCATTGCTTGTCGCGTTTGTGGTGATACCCGCTTTCAGGCAGATTGACGCCTACAGGCCGCTTGTCGCTTTTTCCGCGTTCGTGCTGATAGGATATATCGGGATCAACTATATGTTTTCATTGAAACATCGTGGTTTTGATATATTGTTGATTTTCAGGACCTTTATCGGTGTGCCGTGCATCATGGCTGGTGTCTGGCTGCGTAGGCACGGCGAAAGCCGCTTTTATACACTACTGCTTCTGGTGTCCGCGGCTCTGTGCATCGCAGAGATATTTGTGATCAAGGGGCTTGGCGGTGCAGCGCGCGATGCACAGTTCCTGTTCAGCACTTTGTTCATGGCAGCCGGCATCCTTGGCGCGACTATATCCATGAAGCAAGTACTGCCGGCACGCCTTGCCGAGATGGGGCGAGACGATAGCCTCGGCATCTATATTTATCACCCGATCTTCATCTTGCTGTTCACATTCGTGATCACAAAGGTGGCTGGCCTGTCGCCGCCTGGAACATTGATATGGATTGGCGCAACGGTCCTCACGGTTTGTTTCCTTTTTGGATCCAGGACGATCTCGCCCCACCTTCGACGAATCGAAGATGGAGATTTTCGCGCTGCCTCTCCCGTTGATTGA
- the aroQ gene encoding type II 3-dehydroquinate dehydratase, which yields MTRTIFVLNGPNLNLLGEREPTIYGSTTLADIRQMCLARAKTLGFEIDFRQTNFEGELVESIHQARKEACGIIINPAAYTFTSVALLDALKTFDPPKIELHISNVHAREEIYHKSLVSRVATAIMIGFGARGYELAIEAMAGMVGAAKAA from the coding sequence ATGACCAGAACCATCTTCGTCCTCAACGGACCGAACCTGAACCTGCTCGGCGAGCGCGAGCCCACCATCTACGGCTCCACGACGCTTGCCGATATCAGGCAGATGTGCCTCGCGAGAGCAAAGACCCTCGGCTTCGAAATCGACTTCCGCCAGACGAATTTCGAAGGCGAGTTGGTGGAAAGCATCCATCAGGCCCGAAAGGAGGCCTGCGGCATCATCATCAATCCCGCCGCCTACACCTTCACCTCGGTTGCCCTGCTCGATGCCCTGAAAACCTTCGATCCGCCGAAGATCGAGCTGCATATTTCCAATGTCCATGCCCGCGAGGAGATCTACCATAAATCCCTCGTCTCGCGCGTCGCCACCGCCATCATGATCGGCTTCGGCGCCCGCGGTTACGAGCTGGCGATCGAGGCTATGGCCGGTATGGTGGGAGCGGCGAAAGCGGCATGA
- a CDS encoding amino acid ABC transporter permease produces the protein MNYQLDFTPVIDGLPSLLLGCLGTFLLAICGMALAIVIGVGGVALRDSHIKAVRFLVIGFVELIRNTPFLVQIFFLFFALPLIGIRLDPTPTAIIALGINGGAYAIEIIRGGVQSIPKGQMEAGLALGLHKAQVFRLIILKPALRAIYPSLTSQFVLLTLSTSICSAISAYELTSVAQRIESDSFRSFEVYFTVTVFYLVISWLMMRLFALFSARYFTYPVK, from the coding sequence ATGAATTATCAACTGGATTTCACGCCCGTCATCGACGGGTTGCCGAGCCTGCTGCTCGGCTGTCTCGGCACCTTCCTGCTGGCGATCTGCGGCATGGCGCTTGCCATCGTCATCGGCGTCGGCGGCGTGGCGCTCAGGGATTCGCATATCAAGGCGGTGCGTTTTCTGGTGATCGGCTTCGTCGAGCTCATCCGCAACACGCCCTTCCTGGTGCAGATCTTCTTTCTCTTCTTCGCCTTGCCGCTGATCGGCATCCGCCTCGATCCGACGCCGACGGCGATCATCGCGCTCGGCATCAATGGCGGCGCCTATGCGATCGAGATCATCAGGGGCGGCGTGCAATCCATTCCCAAGGGTCAGATGGAAGCGGGCCTGGCGCTCGGCCTGCACAAGGCCCAGGTGTTCCGGCTGATCATCCTGAAGCCGGCGCTGAGGGCCATCTACCCGTCGCTGACCAGCCAGTTCGTGCTCTTGACGCTATCGACCAGCATCTGCTCGGCCATCTCGGCCTATGAGCTGACCTCGGTGGCGCAGCGCATCGAATCCGACAGCTTCCGCAGCTTCGAGGTCTATTTCACCGTGACCGTGTTCTACCTCGTCATTTCCTGGCTGATGATGCGCCTCTTCGCGCTCTTCTCGGCCCGTTATTTCACCTATCCGGTCAAGTGA
- a CDS encoding amino acid ABC transporter permease → MGSEEFIFLLIGLKWTVLLSAVGFVCGCIAGLAVALARTSGMPWLERLTSAYIAVFQGTPLLMQLFVTYYGLALIGFKLDAWEAVAIGLTLHASAYLGEIWRGSIEAVPRGQTEAAKALSLKYVSRMKDVILPQAIRISLPATIGFLVQLIKGTSLASIVGFTELTRAGNIISNQIFQPLTVFAIVGALYFLMCCPLTIIGARLERRFNAAHAR, encoded by the coding sequence ATGGGCAGCGAAGAATTCATCTTCCTTCTGATCGGCCTTAAATGGACCGTTCTTCTCTCCGCCGTCGGCTTCGTCTGCGGCTGCATTGCCGGCCTTGCCGTGGCGCTGGCCCGCACCTCGGGCATGCCGTGGCTGGAGCGACTGACCTCAGCCTATATCGCCGTCTTCCAGGGCACGCCGCTCCTGATGCAGCTCTTCGTCACCTATTACGGGCTGGCGCTGATCGGCTTCAAGCTCGATGCCTGGGAAGCGGTGGCGATCGGCCTGACGCTGCATGCCAGCGCCTATCTCGGCGAGATCTGGCGCGGCTCCATCGAGGCCGTGCCGCGCGGCCAGACGGAGGCGGCCAAGGCCCTCAGCCTCAAATATGTCTCGCGCATGAAGGATGTGATCCTGCCGCAGGCAATCCGCATCTCGCTGCCGGCAACGATCGGCTTCCTGGTGCAGCTCATCAAGGGCACGTCGCTCGCCTCCATCGTCGGCTTCACGGAACTGACGCGCGCCGGCAACATCATCTCCAACCAGATCTTCCAGCCGCTGACCGTCTTCGCCATCGTCGGAGCCCTCTATTTCCTGATGTGCTGCCCGCTGACGATCATCGGCGCGCGCCTGGAGCGGCGCTTCAACGCCGCCCATGCACGCTAG
- a CDS encoding bifunctional sugar phosphate isomerase/epimerase/4-hydroxyphenylpyruvate dioxygenase family protein, producing the protein MKTSIATVTISGELPEKLEAIARAGFDGVEIFENDFLAFDGSPADVGKMARDLGLTITLFQPFRDFEGMPDSLRGRTFDRAERKFDIMQELGTDMVLVCSNVSQAALGGIDRAAADFRELGERAAKRGLKVGYEALAWGRFVNDHRDAWEIVRRADHENVGLILDSFHSLSRRIDINSIRSIPKEKIFIVQLADAPLIDMDLLYWSRHFRNMPGEGDLPVTEFTEAVASTGYDGFFSLEIFNDQFRGGSTRAIAADGHRSLIYLADQIRRKVDTPIGVEMPARAAVKGVGFIEFATDDEEAVELIGILEALGFRKVAVHRSKRVTLFQQGNIRILINVDPAGFANAAYAVHGTFAYAMALVVDDAAEAYARALALDAEPFTQAVAEGELQLPAIRGVGGGLIYLIDEKSPLGRFSEIDFEPVAEEGDAADAGLLQIDHIAQTVSYDEMLTWLLFYTSIFETRKTPVVDIIDPSGVVRSQVIENEAGTLRITMNGAENRRTLAGHFIAEKFGSGIQHLAFSTEDIFATAERLRAKGFKPLPISPNYYDDVEARFGLDPELTERLKAENILYDRDGDGEYFQLYSGTYGEGFFFEVVERRSYRGYGAANAIFRIAALKKQMRPEGIPKDAG; encoded by the coding sequence ATGAAGACCTCGATTGCGACTGTGACGATCTCGGGCGAGCTGCCGGAAAAGCTGGAGGCGATTGCGCGGGCCGGCTTTGACGGCGTGGAGATTTTCGAGAACGACTTCCTGGCCTTCGATGGCAGCCCTGCCGATGTGGGGAAGATGGCGCGGGATCTCGGCCTCACCATCACGCTCTTCCAGCCCTTCCGCGATTTCGAGGGCATGCCGGACAGTTTGCGGGGGCGCACCTTCGACCGCGCCGAACGCAAGTTCGATATCATGCAGGAGCTCGGCACCGACATGGTGCTCGTCTGCTCCAATGTCTCGCAGGCCGCCCTTGGCGGTATCGACCGGGCGGCGGCCGATTTTCGCGAGCTGGGGGAGAGGGCGGCCAAGCGCGGGCTGAAGGTGGGTTACGAGGCGCTCGCCTGGGGTCGCTTCGTCAACGATCATCGCGATGCCTGGGAGATCGTCCGGCGTGCAGATCACGAGAATGTCGGGCTGATCCTCGACAGTTTCCATTCGCTGTCGCGCAGGATCGACATCAATTCCATCCGCTCCATCCCCAAGGAAAAGATCTTCATCGTGCAGCTCGCCGATGCGCCGCTGATCGATATGGACCTGCTCTACTGGTCCAGGCATTTCCGCAACATGCCGGGCGAGGGCGATCTTCCCGTCACCGAATTTACCGAGGCCGTCGCCTCGACAGGCTATGACGGCTTCTTCTCGCTGGAGATTTTCAACGACCAGTTCCGCGGTGGCTCGACACGGGCGATTGCCGCAGACGGCCACCGCTCGCTGATCTATCTCGCCGACCAGATCCGCCGCAAGGTCGACACCCCGATCGGCGTGGAGATGCCGGCGCGGGCCGCCGTCAAGGGCGTCGGCTTCATCGAATTTGCCACTGACGATGAGGAGGCGGTAGAACTCATCGGCATTCTCGAAGCGCTCGGTTTTCGCAAGGTGGCGGTGCATCGCTCCAAGAGAGTGACGCTGTTCCAGCAGGGCAACATCCGCATCCTCATCAATGTCGATCCCGCCGGTTTCGCCAATGCCGCCTATGCCGTGCACGGCACCTTCGCCTATGCCATGGCGCTGGTGGTGGATGATGCCGCTGAGGCCTACGCCCGCGCGCTGGCGCTCGATGCCGAACCATTCACCCAGGCCGTGGCCGAGGGCGAGCTGCAGCTGCCTGCCATCCGCGGCGTCGGCGGCGGGCTGATCTATCTCATCGACGAGAAGAGCCCGCTCGGCCGTTTCTCCGAGATCGATTTCGAGCCTGTCGCGGAGGAGGGCGACGCTGCAGATGCCGGCCTCTTACAGATCGACCATATCGCCCAGACCGTCTCCTATGACGAGATGCTGACCTGGCTGCTCTTCTACACCTCGATCTTCGAGACCCGCAAAACCCCTGTGGTGGATATCATCGATCCCTCCGGCGTGGTGCGCAGCCAGGTGATCGAAAACGAGGCCGGCACGCTGCGCATCACCATGAACGGCGCCGAAAACCGCCGCACGCTCGCCGGCCATTTCATCGCCGAAAAATTCGGCTCGGGCATCCAGCATCTGGCCTTTTCGACCGAGGACATCTTCGCGACCGCCGAACGCCTGCGCGCCAAAGGCTTCAAGCCGCTGCCGATCTCGCCGAATTATTACGACGACGTCGAAGCCCGCTTCGGGCTGGACCCGGAGCTGACCGAGCGGCTGAAGGCGGAGAACATTCTCTATGACCGCGATGGGGACGGCGAGTATTTCCAGCTCTACAGCGGGACCTATGGGGAGGGGTTCTTCTTCGAGGTGGTGGAGCGGCGGAGCTATCGCGGCTATGGGGCGGCGAATGCGATTTTTAGGATTGCCGCGCTGAAGAAGCAGATGCGGCCGGAGGGGATTCCGAAGGATGCGGGGTAA